A single region of the Canis lupus familiaris isolate Mischka breed German Shepherd chromosome 35, alternate assembly UU_Cfam_GSD_1.0, whole genome shotgun sequence genome encodes:
- the SLC22A23 gene encoding solute carrier family 22 member 23 isoform X5 produces the protein MALERRRDAAGGGPGRQAPPAEENGSLPPGDAAASAALGGRAGPAGDLQPLPAPHPAPPGCSAAAAPSLLLLDYDGSVLPFLGGLGGGYQRTLVLLTWIPALFIGFSQFSDSFLLDQPNFWCRGAGKGAGPAGVPGAANWTGPAASPPAPAPAPWAPPGNASRGGADAPPLPSPPDRPDNASHCDCHAWDYGIRTGLVQNVVSKE, from the coding sequence ATGGCGCTAGAGCGGCGGCGGgacgcggcgggcggcgggcccggGCGGCAGGCGCCCCCGGCCGAGGAGAACGGCTCGCTGCCGCCCGGGGACGCGGCGGCCTCGGCGGCGCTCGGGGGGCGCGCGGGCCCCGCCGGCGACCTGCAGCCGCtgcccgccccgcaccccgcgcccccgGGCTGCAGCGCGGCCGCGGCGCCCAGCCTCCTGCTGCTGGACTACGACGGCTCGGTGCTGCCGTTCCTGGGGGGCCTGGGCGGCGGCTACCAGAGGACCCTCGTGCTGCTCACCTGGATCCCCGCGCTCTTCATCGGCTTCAGCCAGTTCTCGGACTCCTTCCTGCTGGACCAGCCCAACTTCTGGTGCCGCGGGGCCGGCAagggcgcggggccggcgggggtCCCCGGCGCGGCCAACTGGACCGGGCCCGCggcctcgccccccgcccccgcgcccgccccgtgGGCGCCCCCGGGCAACGCGAGCCGCGGCGGGGCCGACGCGCCGCCCCTGCCGTCCCCCCCGGACAGGCCCGACAACGCCTCCCACTGCGACTGCCACGCGTGGGACTACGGCATCCGCACCGGCCTCGTCCAAAACGTGGTGAGCAAG